The Pelmatolapia mariae isolate MD_Pm_ZW linkage group LG10_11, Pm_UMD_F_2, whole genome shotgun sequence genome includes a region encoding these proteins:
- the LOC134637922 gene encoding secretagogin-like, which translates to MDSAFEDLDAAGFLEIWQHFDADDNGYIEGKELDDFFRHMMKRLRPQDKVTEEDVQNLKKRFMSAYDVTADGKLQIQELAHMILPEDENFLLVFRRENPLDNTVEFMTIWRKYDVDCSGYISAQELKAFLKDLFELHHKEVTPDKLEDYTDAMMKIFDKNKDGRLDLNDLARILALEENFLLQFRMDACSKDERKRDFEKIFNHYDVSKTGALEGPEVDGFVKDMMGLVRPNITGPELDKLRAVLLRHCDVNKDGKIQRNELALCLGVKLKH; encoded by the exons atggactcTGCCTTTGAGGACCTGGACGCAGCTGGTTTCCTGGAGATATGGCAACACTTTGATGCAGATG ATAATGGCTACATTGAGGGCAAAGAGCTTGATGACTTTTTCCGTCACATGATGAAAAGACTGCGTCCACAG GACAAAGTCACTGAAGAAGATGTccagaatttgaagaaaaggtTTATGTCTGCCTATGATGTCACTGCTGACGGGAAACTACAGATTCAGGAG cTGGCCCATATGATCCTGCCTGAGGATGAAAACTTCCTTTTAGTTTTCCGCAGAGAAAATCCTCTGGACAACACTGTTGAATTCATGACG ATATGGAGGAAGTATGATGTTGACTGCAGTGGCTACATATCGGCTCAGGAGCTGAAg GCTTTCCTGAAAGACTTGTTCGAGCTGCACCACAAGGAAGTGAcaccggacaagctggaggactACACTGATGCAATG ATGAAAATCTTTGACAAAAACAAGGACGGACGTTTGGATCTGAACGATCTGGCGAG GATCTTAGCTTTAGAAGAAAATTTCCTTCTCCAGTTCCGAATGGAT GCCTGCAGTAAAgacgagagaaagagagactttGAGAAGATCTTTAACCACTACGATGTT AGTAAGACAGGAGCACTTGAGGGTCCTGAGGTTGATGGCTTTGTCAAGGATATGATGGGGCTGGTCAGG CCTAATATCACGGGTCCTGAGCTGGACAAGCTGCGAGCCGTTCTGCTGCGTCACTGTGATGTCAACAAGGATGGAAAAATCCAAAGGAACGAGTTAGCTCTGTGTCTGGGAGTCAAGCTGAAACATTAG